The window GAGCTGGCCAAAGACATCGCGATGCACGTAGCTGCAAGCAACCCTGAGTTCCTGCTGCCTTCGCAAGTTTCCGATGAAGCGATCGAGCGTGAAAAAGCTGTGTTCCTGCAGCTGAACGAAGAAAAAATCAAAGGCAAGCCAGAAAACATTGTTGAGAACATGGTCAAAGGCCGTATCAGCAAGTTCCTGGCAGAAGCGAGCCTGGTTGAGCAGGCGTTCGTCAAGAACCCTGAAATCAAGGTTGGCGAGCTGGCCAAGAAAGGCGGCGCAGAAATCGTTTCCTTCACTTACTACAAAGTAGGTGATGGCATCGAGAAGCCGGTCGACAACTTCGCTGAAGAAGTTGCTGCCCAGCTGGCTGCCGCCAAGCAATAAGACGGTTTTCAACTGTCGCCCGAAAGAGGCTGCCCGCTCACGCGCGCAGCCTCTTTTCAGATGGGGTTATCAATTTTTAATTGGTTTCCACTTGGAACTGACTTACAAAGCCATGTTCCGATGGCGCTGAAGCAGCGCCAAGCTAGAGTGAACGCCAGCTGTAAACAGCTCGCAAAGAATTTTTAAATACGCCGCAGGAGAGATTCGCAATGGCTCAGCAGGGCAGTGGTTATCAGGCTCGCTATAAACGCATTCTACTCAAGCTTAGCGGCGAGGCCCTGATGGGCTCGGAAGAGTTCGGGATCGATCCAAAAGTGCTGGATCGGATGGCGCTGGAAGTCGGCCAACTGGTCGGCATCGGCGTACAGGTCGGTCTGGTGATCGGCGGTGGCAACCTGTTCCGCGGTGAAGCGCTGAGCAAAGCCGGCATGGATCGGGTTACAGGCGACCACATGGGCATGCTGGCCACTGTGATGAACGCCCTGGCCATGCGTGATGCGTTGGAGCGTGCCAATATCTCGGCCATCGTGATGTCGGCCATTTCCATGGTTGGCGTGACCGATCATTATGATCGCCGCAAAGCCATGCGCCACCTGAACTCCAAGGACGTCGTAATCTTCGCGGCCGGTACCGGCAATCCGTTCTTTACCACGGATTCGGCAGCCTGCCTGCGTGCAATCGAAATCGATGCCGACGTCGTTCTGAAGGCGACCAAGGTCGATGGCGTCTACACCGCAGACCCGTTCAAAGACCCGCATGCCGAGAAGTTCGATCATCTGACTTATGATGAAGTCCTGGATCGCAAGCTGGGTGTAATGGACCTGACGGCTATTTGCCTGTGCCGCGACCACAAAATGCCGCTGCGCGTATTCAACATGAACAAGCCCGGCGCCCTGCTGAACATCGTGCATGGCGGCGCTGAAGGCACTCTGATCGAGGAAGTCCAACAATGATCAACGAAATCAAGAAAGACGCTAAAGAGCGCATGACGAAGTCGGTTGAGTCCCTGGCTCACAACTTCGGCCGCATCCGTACCGGCCAAGCGCACCCAAGCATTCTGGAAGGCGTGATGGTGCCGTACTACGGCTCTGACACCCCGATCAAGCAAGTCGCCAACATCACCGTCAAAGACGCGCGTACCCTGCAAGTTGTCGCGTTCGAGCGCAACATGCTCGGTGCTGTGGACAAAGCGATCGGCAGTGCAGGCCTGAACCTGAACCCGACCAACCTGGGTGAGCTGCTGCTGATCAGCATGCCGGCCCTGACCGAAGAAACCCGTCGCGGTTTCACCAAGCAGGCGCGTGATGTGGCTGAAGACGCCCGTGTTGCCGTGCGCAACATTCGTCGTGATGCCAACAGCTCGCTGAAGGACCTGGTCAAGGAAAAAGAGATCAGCGAAGACGAAGAGCGTCGCGCCACTGGCGAGATCGACGATCTGACCAAGAAATTCGTGGCTGAAATCGACGCGAAGCTGGCAGAGAAAGAAAAAGACCTGATGGCCGTATAAGGGTCGAGCTTTAAATGGACAAGACCAAGCAGACTGCGCCGTCCGCGGTGCCGCGCCATGTCGCGATCATCATGGATG of the Pseudomonas sp. Seg1 genome contains:
- the pyrH gene encoding UMP kinase, whose amino-acid sequence is MAQQGSGYQARYKRILLKLSGEALMGSEEFGIDPKVLDRMALEVGQLVGIGVQVGLVIGGGNLFRGEALSKAGMDRVTGDHMGMLATVMNALAMRDALERANISAIVMSAISMVGVTDHYDRRKAMRHLNSKDVVIFAAGTGNPFFTTDSAACLRAIEIDADVVLKATKVDGVYTADPFKDPHAEKFDHLTYDEVLDRKLGVMDLTAICLCRDHKMPLRVFNMNKPGALLNIVHGGAEGTLIEEVQQ
- the frr gene encoding ribosome recycling factor, which codes for MINEIKKDAKERMTKSVESLAHNFGRIRTGQAHPSILEGVMVPYYGSDTPIKQVANITVKDARTLQVVAFERNMLGAVDKAIGSAGLNLNPTNLGELLLISMPALTEETRRGFTKQARDVAEDARVAVRNIRRDANSSLKDLVKEKEISEDEERRATGEIDDLTKKFVAEIDAKLAEKEKDLMAV